Below is a genomic region from Actinomadura sp. NAK00032.
CTCCAGGTCGAGGACGTGACCGCCGTCGTCCAGGGCGGCCGCCACGGCGCCGAGGTCGACCGGCAGCGGGTCGAGCGGATCGCCGGAGCCGTCGAGCGCGGCGGTGAGCGCGGCGGCCAGTTCCGCGTCACCCGGCAGACCGCGCGCCTTCAGCCCGTCCACGCACGCGCGGGCCGGCGCTTCGTCGGCGCCATTGCGGGCCAGCGCGGCGAGCAGCACGTCACCCGCGTACTGGAGCACCGGTTCGAGCGGACGCCCCCGCAGCACCCCGGTATCGCCATCGCCCCGATGGGCGGCGGCCCGCAACCGCGCCAGCGCCTCCGCGTCCCACTCCATCACACGACATTTGTACAGACATCCGCTGACATCGGCGCGCCGATTCACCGAGGCCGCTTGTCCTCCACATGGACCACGGCGAGTTCCCGGCCGTCCTGATCCCGTTTCGCCCGCCCCAACAGGCCCACGGCCAGATCGTCCGCGCCTTCCTTGACCTCGTCCGGAGCGACATAGGTGAGGATGTCGCCGTGGTGCCCGTACACCGCCCATCCGGGCGCCGCCTCGAGATCGATCGTCCCGAAGTCACCGGCCGGACCGCCCGCGTGGACGGGCCCGTACTCGCGCAGCAGCGCCACCGCCTGCGCGCCCAGATCGTCCTCGGGCTCCATCAGGATCACGCAGGTCCCGTTCTCGAACAGGACCCACGACTTCTCGTCGCCCTGAATGACGTCCCGCCACACCTGAACCAGTTCGTCGGCCACCATGCACGCGATTCTGCCGGTCGCCACCGACACTTCGCACACCATTACCGCGGCCCGGCGCTCCGGTAGTGGTAGACGCACATTTCAGCGAAGCCCGCCCGCTCGTAGAGCCGCGCCGCCGCCTCATTCCCGCATTCGACCTGGAGGTACATGCGGTCGGCATTGTTCGCGTCCGCCCAGCCCGCCAGCGCGGACAGCACATTCCGAGCCGCGCCTTTCCCCCGCGCCTCGGGAAGGGTCGCCATACTGAAAACCCCCGCCCACCCGCCATCGGCCACCGCCCGACCGACCGCGACCGTGTCGTCACCGACCAGCGCGGACACGTAGACGGACGGCAGATCCACCCGGGCGAGCATCTCCCATTCGGCCCGGGACTCCCCGTTCACCGCCTGCCAGGTGTCGAACCACGCCCGCGTCGGACGCTCGTCCACCCTGATTTTCAGCGTCCTTTCCAACCCAAGGACACGAGCAGTGGCGGCGCCCCGCACCGACACGGGACTGTGGCGTCGATACCCTCGCCCGTCCAGAAGTGCATCGAGCCCATCAGGACACACCCCCGGCGTGATTTGGAATCGAGGCACCGCCTCGTGCACGGCATAGAACTCTTCCGCCCCGGCGACCCGGCGCTCCACCTCGTCCATCCCCACACCGCCGTGGGGAAGCACCGTCCCCACCCACCACGAACCCTCGGGCGCGACCCGCAACCACCACCCGCCGGCGTCCTCGACACGCTCCGCAGGCTGACCGCGCGCCGCCCTCTCCTGCACGGCCCGCACGACATCGTCAGCCATCCGACTGCTGCCGGTACGTCTCCACGGCGTACCGGAGCCGCGCCCCGACGAGGAGCGCCTCGTCCTCCGGGCACCCGAGCAGCCGCGCGACCAGCTCGACGAGCTGGTCATCGGTGAGCTCCGGCTCCCGCTCCGCGATCCGCCCGACGATCTCGACCAGCTCGGGCCGCTTGTAACCCACGATCGACTGCCCGCGCCGCACCTTCGCCTGCGCCCCGTGCTCCTCCCCCGATGGACGGCGGGACTCCGCCACATCCCGCGTCTCCGGCGAGCGCGGCGAATCCGAGCGACGCGGCGGCACAGCCGGGCGACGCGACTCCACCGGCCCCTGCTCCCCTGAAGGACGCGGTGTCTCCGACCGCAGCGGTGAATCCAGCCGGCGCGGCGGCGCAGGCGGACGACGCGACTCCGCCCCCGGCCTCTCCGGCGACCGCGGTGAGCCCGGCGACTCCGGTGAGCGCAGTGAGTCCAGCCGGCGCGGCGGCGCCGGCCGACGCGGCGCATCCTGCGGGCGCGGCGGACCGGGCGGCTCCACCGGCCCCCGCCGCTCCAACGAACGCGGCGGGACGGGCCGACCTGGCGGCGCGGGCGGACGGCGCGACTCCTCGGGCCCCTGCGACTCCACCGGCCCCTGCCGCTCCAGCGAACGCGGCGGGAGCGGCCGACGGGGCGGCGCGGGTGGGCGGCGCGGTTCCGCCGGACGTTGCGACTCCGGCGAGCGCGCGGAAGCCGGCGGGCGCGGCGAAGGCGGGCGGCGGGTCTCCGGAGGTCCCTGCGCCGTTGAGGGCTGCGGCGAGCCGTGGCGTTGGGGCGCGTCCTGCGAGCGTGGCGGCTCTGGCGGGCGCGGTCCGGGCCGGTCCGCTGGTTCCGGCGGGCGCGGGGTGGGCCGCTGGTCGGACGGGCGGTGTGCTTGCGGCCGTCCCTGTGCCTCTGCGGGCTGCGGTGACGCGGGTGGGCGCGGCGAGCCTTGCCGTTGGGGCGCGTCCGGCGGGCCCTGCGCCGTTGAAGGCTGCGGCAAGCCGTGGCGTTGAGGTGCGGCCGGTGGGCGGGGCGGTTCTGGTGGGCGCGGTCCGGGCGGGCCCTTTGGTTCGGGACGGCTCGGTGCGGGTGGCTGGCTCGGTGGGCGGCGGGTTTCTGGGGGTTCTTGGGGCTCTGAGGGCGGCGGTGGCTCCTGAGGGCGGCGCTTTGGTGGGTGGGGGCCCGGGGTTCCCCAGAGGGCGGGGATGTTCGGTGGGGTGGGACGGGTGTCGCGGGGGGGCAGGGACGGGGCGTCCAGGCGGCGGGGTGGGGTGTGCGCTGTCGGCGGGTTGGCTTCGGCCTCGGTGCGGGGGGTCGTGAGGGCCGTGAAGAGGGTTGTGGTGGGGGTGATCGTCTCGTGGAGGTGGGGTGGGAGGCGGGTGGCGGGGAGGGGGCCCTCGGGGGGCTGGAGGTCCGGGCCGGCGGGGCCGACCAGGATGGCTCGGGGGGCCAGCCACAGGACGAAGAGGGCCTCGGCGCCGGCCTCGTGTTCGCCGTCCACGATGACGGCGTCGAACGAGTCGGGTTCGGGTGGGAGGACGTCCGGGATGCGCCAGAGCGGGAGGATCCAGGCGGGGACGTCGGCGAGGGCGGCGGCGGCCGTCCACGCTTGGGCGGTGGTGAGGGCGGCGCGGGCCTCGCTGAGTTCTTCTTCGGCGGCGGCCAGTTCGGTGCGGGCGGGCGGTGGGGTGGTGGCGGCGCGGTGGGCCCAGGCCCAGGCGTCGTCCCAGCGGCGGGTGCGGTCGTGCCAGGCCTCGTCGCCGTCGGTGGCGATCAGCAGGTTGGCGAGGTCGGGGTGGACGGCGCGGACGCGGTCGAGGAGGTCGGTGCAGCGGATCTGCAGGGAGCGTTCGTGGCGGGCCTCGGCGAGGGCGCCGAGGGCGCGGCCGTAGGCGGCGGGGTCGCGGGCCTCGATGGCGGCGACGGCGGCGCCCAGCTCGGGGGGATCGTCGGCGTGCGGGGGGCCGATCGAGTCGCGGAGGGCGTCGAGGTCGGCGGTGGCGCGGTTGACGCCGAGCCCTTCGAGGGCGTTGCGGAGGGCGGTGGCGTAGGCGTGCCACTGGGCCGGGTGGCCGAGGGACACGCCGAAGCCGTTCCGGTCGAGGAGCGTGCGCGTCGAGTCGACGGCGGGCATCGCGTCCCGGACGCGGGCGAGGCGGGCGTGCGCGCGGACGAACCGGGCGATGCGCTCGCCGGGTGGGAGGTCGGCGGGGAAGGAGATGCCCGCGGCCTCCCACACGTACTGGAGTTCGCGGCAGGTGATCCGCACCATGAGGTCGGTGTGGACGAGGTGGAGCAGCTCGGCCGTGGTGGGCGCGGCGCCGTCCACGGTGACGGTGGCGAGCAGCGTCTCGGCCTGGCGCTGGGCGGCGGAGCGGAGGGGGCCGCGCTTGAGGGTGCCGCCGCCGGCGAGGTAGCCGCGCAGGTCCTGGGCGGCGGCGGCGAGGCCGCGCAGGTCGGCGTCGGCGGGCAGCTCGACGCGGTGGCCGCCGAGCCCGGCGAGGGCGCGCTCGGCCCACTGGGCGCGGGACGTCATCTCCACGACGCGGGCCCAGATGAGGGGGCGGCGCTCGGCGAGGGCGTCGCTGAACGCGCGGACGGCGAGGTCGGCGGGGTTCCAGCCGCCCGGGTGGCCGTCCAGGCCGAGGTCGCGGAGCGCGGCGTGGACGACGGACGCGTCGCCGTCGAGGCGGGCGAGGAGGGTGACGTCGCTGTCGCGGAGGCGCTGGGACAGGTCGGTCCGGGCGCGTTCGGCGCGTTCGGCGGCGGCCTGCTCCGCGTCGATCAGGGTGCGCACGTAGGCGGCGCTCGGCAGCGCGCCCGGGTCGACGTCGCGCTGCCGGGTGCGGGCCTTGCGCTCGGCGCTCTCCTCGGCGAGCAGCACGACCAGCTCCGCCGCCTCGGACCGGGAGATCGGCGGGGTCGGCGGCAGGTCGGGCCGGACGGGCAGCCAGGACAGCTCCGGTGCCTCGTCGCGGCGGTCCGGCGGGGGTTCGCCGTCCAGCCGCTCGGTGAGTTCGGTGACCCGGCGGGCGGCGGCCTTCTCGCGTTCCGCCGCGGCGGCCTCGTCGGGGCGGGCGGCGCCGATGGCGTCCCGCACCTGCGCGCCGGTGGCCGCGTCGGTCGCGGTGAGTTCGGCCAGGCCGGGCGGGAGGGCGGCGCGCAGCGCGGCGGACGCGCCGGGCCCGGAGGTTGCGACGAGCACCCGGTGGCCGCGCGCCAGCATCCCGGCGAGCAGGTCGGGGACGGTCTCCGGCGCCCGCTCCGGGATGTGCATGACCTGCGGTCCGCGGCCCGACACCAGCCGCGCCAGCCCGTCCGGGACGCGCCTCGGCAGCAGGCCGAGCAGCCGGGCGTGGTGCTCGGCGACACCGCCGCGCCCCGGCGGCCGGACGACCAGCGCGGGCGCGAGGCGGATGCGCGGAGCGGGCGGCCCGGCGTCGCCGCCGGGCGTCCAGTCCTCCCGGTACTCGGCGGGGCCGGTGAGCGCCGTCTGGGACCACTTGCGCAGGACGTCCCCGACCGAGGGGTTCAGCCCGAAGCCCTGGCCGTGCTGGACGGCGTCCGCGATCCAGCCGGCGGGCCGGAACCCGGGATGCCCGGCGAGCAGCTCCCGGTCGCGCAGGCTCGTGTGCCCGGTGAGGACGACGTCGACGCGCTCGGTGCGCTCGTCCACCACGATGCGGACGGGCGTGCTCAGCAGGTGGTCGTGGACGGCCGGGCGCCACGACAGCAGGCCGGTCGCGAGCACGACCTCCTGCCCGGCCAGCTCGCGCAGGACCCGGTACCAGTTGCGCAGCCCCAGCCAGCCGTCGAACTCCTCCAGCACGACGGGCGGCGTGAGCGGGATGACCGGGACGCTGAACAGCACGTCGCCGGGCCCGGCGTCCGCCTCCACGTAGACGTCGCCGGGCAGGTCGGCCAGCCACTCGACGTGGTCGTGGCCGGCGAGGTCGCGGGACGGGCGCCGCCGGGCCCGCGCCAGGTCGCGCAGGAACCCCAGCAGCCGGGCCGCGTACTCCGCCTCGCGCGCGGCGGCGGCCTCCTCAGGCACCTGGCTCCTCCCCTTCCCACGGAGGGACGGGCCCCTTCCGGCGTTCCCCGCCCGGGCGGCCGGGCGGCGGGAGGGGTCCGATGGTGGTGCCCCGATCTAACACCCATGGGCGGGCCTGGTCGAGCGCTATCGATGATCTTGAGCTAGCGGGCGCCCGCCATGTGCCGGTCCTCGTTCGGCATCATCACCCACAGGACCAGGTAGACCACGAACTGCGGACCCGGCAGCAGGCACGACAGCACGAAGAGCAGGCGGACCATCCCGGGAGTCATGCCGAACCGGCGCGCGAGCCCGGCGCAGACGCCCGCGATCATCCGGCCGTTGCGCGGACGGTAGAGACCGTTCATGGGTTCTTCTCTCCCCGATTAGTCGAGCGGTGAACACGGCCGCGCGGTTTCTCGCGGCCACATCCCCCAAGCTACGGACCGGGCGGGGTGTCCCACATCGGCCGCAGGGCCCGTTCCCGCGCCATACCCGGGGATTAGGGGACATCCCCTAAGGGCCCGATCGGACGCGCCGCAGGGCTACGGGGCGTTGTACTCGGCGACGAGCTTCGGCAGGCCGGCCAGGTCGTCCAGGACGAACAGGCAGTCGCGGAGCGCGGCGTCGTCCTCCTGGATGTGCCCCCACGGGCCGCGCCGCAGGAACGCCGCCCGCATCCCGAACTCCAGCGCGGGACGGACGTCGTTGTCGATCCGGTCCCCCACGTACAGGACGCGGTCGGGGAGCACGTCGGCGAGCTGGGCGCAGCGCTCGAAGAACTCGGGGGACGGCTTGCTGACGCCCCACACGTCCGAGATGCCGACGACGTCGGCGTCCAGGGCGATCTCCGCCATGTGCGCCGCCGCCTCGACCGGCTGGTTGCCCGCGATCCCGACGTAGAGGCCCTGGTCGCGCAGCCCGGACAGGCAGGCCCGCGCGTCCGGGTACAGGTCGTCCGGGCCGAACCCGTTCGGGACGCCCGCCTCGGCGCGGCGCCGCTCCTCCTCCGCCAGGTCGAACCCCGGCCGGAAGTACTCCAGGAGGTCCATGTGGCTGCCGCCCGTGGCGAGCAGCGCGCCCAGCTTGGTGAGGAACGTGTGCCTGGGCACGCCCAGCCAGTCGGCCCAGCGCCCGTAGATCTCCCCCTCGTTGATGAGGGTCTCGCCGATGTCGAAGAACACCGCCTGAATGAGCGGCGGCGCGGTTCGGGGTGCGGGGGGATGAAGGTGGGGGGAATCGGTCATTTGGTGGCCAGGTCCACCGTGGTGCCCGGGGCGAGGCGGCGGAACTCCTTGTCCTGCTCCTTGCCCGCGTTGGTGACGGCGGTCTCCATCACCTTCAGGCCGACGTCGTTCAGCAGGCCGTCGTGGATGACGAAGGCGCGCTCGGGGCGGACCGCGCGGGCGTACTCGAACAGCTCCGGGACCTTCATCCACGGCGCGTTGCCGGGCAGGCACAGCGTCGGGACGGGCTCGGACGGGACGGTGAACGCGTCGCCCGGGTGGAAGACCTCGCCGTTCACCAGGAAGCCGACGTTCGGGATGGGCGGCACGTCCGGGTGCAGGATCTCGTGCTCCTCGCCGTACACGTGGACGTCGAACCCGGCGACGGTGACGGCGTCGCCATGGCCCACCTGGTGGACGCGCCCGCCCAGGTCGGCGAGGTTCTCGGCGACGACGCGGGACGTCCACACCTCCAGTTTGGGGCGCTCGGCCATCGCGGCGCGCAGCGCGTCGGCGTCGAAATGGTCGAAGTGCTCATGGGTGATCAGCACCGCGTCGGCGGCGGCGAGCGCGCCGCCCGCGCCGTCGCTGAAGGCGCCGGGGTCGATGACGATCGTGCGGTCGCCGTCGGTGATCTGGACGCAGGCGTGCCCGTGCTTAGTCAGCTGCATCCGGCCATGTTTTCACGACGGGGCCGCCGCCCCCATTGACCGCCCCCCGGCTCATTGATAGAACACGTTCTACTTTTGGTGCGGCGCAAGGAGGCGGCATGCCCGTTCCCGACCAACGCGATCCCGAGATCACCCGGCGCGCCCTGGGGAGCTGGCTGGCCGGGCACCTGCCCGGTGCCGCGATCCCCGCCGTGCAGACCCCGCAGACGAGCGGCTTCTCCAACGAGACCCTGCTGTTCGAGGCCGAGTGGACGGACGGCGGCCACACCCGCCGGGAACCGCTCGTCGCGCGGGTCGCCCCCGCGAAGTACCAGGTCTTCCCCGAGCCCCGGTTCGCCGAGGAGTACCGGCTGATGCGGATCCTGGACGAGCGCACGGCCGTCCCGGTGCCGCCGATCCGCTGGTACGAGCCGTCCCCGGACGTGCTGGGCGCCCCGTTCTTCGTGATGGGACGGGTCGACGGCCGCGTCCCCACCGACATGCCGCCGTACCACATGGACGGCTGGGTGACCGAGGTCCCGCAGGCGGAGCGGGCCGCGATGTGGTGGTCGACGCTGGAGATCCTCGCCGTCCTGCACCGGCTGGACGTCCAGGAACTGGAGCTGGGCTTCCTCGACCAGCCGCAGTGGGGCAAGCCCGGCCTCGACCAGCGGCTGAACTACTACGAGCACTACCTGCACTGGGCCTACCAGGGGCCGCAGGAGACGGCGCTCAAGGCCCTGGAGTGGCTGAAGGCGAACCGCCCGGAGGAGCCGGACGAGCCGGTCGCGCTGTGGGGCGACGCCCGCATCGGCAACGTGATCTTCCAGGAGGGGGCGCCCGCCGCCGTCCTGGACTGGGAGACCGCCGCACTCGGCGCGCCCGAGGAGGACCTCGCCTGGTTCATGTTCCTCGACCGGCACCACAGCGAGGGCGTCGGCGCGGCCCGGCTGGACGGCTTCCCCTCCTACGCCGAGACCGTCGCCCGGTACGAGGAGCTGCTCGGCCGCCCGATGCGGCACCTGGCGTACTACGAGATCCTGTCCGGCTTCAAGTTCTCGGTGATCATGGCGCGGATCGGGCAGGCGATGATCGACTTCGGCTGGATCGACCAGGCCGCCGACTTCCCCTACAACAACAACTGCACGCAGTTGCTCGCCCGCATCCTCGGAGGGGACCAGTGACGCCGTCGCCGCTCGACGACTACCCGATCCACCAGGCGCCCGAGGTGATGCGGCACGTCACCACGTCCGACCGCAACTTCTACGACCGGTACTACTTCAACGTCCACCCCTGCTCGGACGAGCTGATGCTGATCATCGGGGTCGGGCAGTACCCGAACCTCGGGGTGATGGACGCGTTCGCCGTCGTGCGGCGCGGCCCGATCCACAAGGTGGTCCGGGCGTCCCGCGAGCTGGGGAACGACCGCATGGACACCACGGTCGGCCCGTTCCGCGTCGAGGTCATCGAGGGGCTGAAGCGGCTCAGGGTCGTCCTGGACGAGAACGAGCACGGTCTCGCGTTCGACCTGACCTGGGAAGGGGCGATCCCCGCCACGCTGGAGCCCCCGCACTACCTGCGCTGGCAGGAGCGCGTCATGTTCGACTCGCGGCGCCTCGCGCAGACCGGACGCTGGACCGGCACCATCACGGTCGACGGCGAGACCATCGACGTCACGCCCGACCACTGGTGGGGCTCGCGGGACCGGTCCTGGGGCATCCGTCCCGTGGGCGAGCCGGAGCCGCCCGGCATCCAGGTAAAGAACGCCGGCACGTTCTACTGGCTGTACACGCCGATCCAGTTCGAGGACCATTCGATCCTCTGCATCGTGCAGGAGGACGAGAAGGGCCGCCGCGTCCTGGAAGAGGCCACCCGCGTCTGGCCCGACCGTGAGGCGGAGTATCTGGGACGTCCCGAATACCGTCCCGTGTACGCCGAGGGCACGCGCGACGTGGTCACCGCCACGCTGCGCTTCGCACCGCCCGGCGGGGAGCCGTTCGAGGTGAGGGCCACACCGATCCTGCCCGTCCACATGATGGTCGGCACCGGCTACGGGCTGGAGCCCGGCTGGAAGCACGGCATGTACCAGGGGCCCGACCTCAAGGTGGAGGGCGTCACCCACGACGTCCGCAAGCCGGACGACGCCGCCCGCATGTGGGGCATGGTCGACGCGGTCGGCCGGTACGAGTACCTGGACGGCGCGCAGCCCACCGACGCCGTCACCGGCTACGGCCTGTACGAGTACTGGGCGCTCGGCCCGCACCCGTCCTTCCCCGAGTAGTGGATCTGGGAGACTGGCGGACGTGACGCCCCCGTCCTCGCCCGACTCCCCCGACGCGGAACGGCCGTCCCGGGAAGACTTGGACGGGCCTCCTCTGGGGGGACGACCCCCCAGACCCCCCGGGAAGGACCGCTGGTCCAGCTCCTTCCGCTCCGCTGGCGCTCCACTCCAGGAACTGGATCAGCAAGTGCGCGACCGCTACGGCACCTGGCGCGACCAGCCACGCGGGCTGGCCTGCGCCGTGATCGCCGCCTTCATGGTCCTCACCACGGTGGCGTTCGTGTTCGCCGTGGTCGCCGTCGTCGCGGCGATGCGCTGAACGCGTGCGGGCCGGGGCCGCCCGCGGCGGCCCCGGCCCTCGCACGTCGTCGGGGTCGAGTCAGGTAGGGGTCCCCTCGGTTCCCTCCGCGATGGTGAACGCCACGTCCCCCTGCGGGTCGACCTGGGCGTCGAGGGTCTTGTCGTCGAGCATCTCGGCGACGGTGGGCTCCAGGTACACCTTGGCGCCCTCCTCCTCGACGACCTGGTCGCCGGCCTCGGGCGCGGGGGCGACCGAGAGCCGCAGCGCGTCCGAGCCGTCGAGCCCGGACTCGATGCGGATGCCGGTCTCCGGCGGAAGCTCCGGGTTCGCGGTCACTGTACGAATGACCTGGACGGCACCGCTGGTCAGCGTGAGCACGATCAGCTCCTCACGTCTCTGGCTGTCTGTCGGATCTGCCCCACCCTCCCCAGCGAAGGGTGGGGGCAAACATCGAGACGTGATCGCCGGGTGTCAGTCCGCGTTCGGCGCGAGCGCCCGCACCGCCTCGACCGGGGAGAGCCCGCCGCCCGGGACGACCGCGAGCACGGGCGTGGTCAGGCCGCTGTCCACGTACTCGCGGACACGGGCCCGGCACGCCTCGGGCGACCCGTGCACGATCAGGTCGTCGACGACCTCGTCCGGGATGACCTCCAGGGCCTTCTTCCGGTCGCCGGCCGCCCACGCCTCGTTCATCGGCCGCAGCGCCTCGCCCCGGCCGAGCCACTCGTGGAACGCCCGGTACACCGGGACCGTCATGTACGCGGCGATCATCCAGCGGCCGATCGCGCGCGCCTCCGCGGCGTCGGCGGTCGGGCACACGAACAGCCGCGCGATCAGCTCGGGCCCGTCGCCCAGCACGCCGCGGACCGTCCGGACGTCCTTCGGCGCGAGCCAGTTGGTGATCGCGCCGTCGGCCTCCCGCGCGGCGAGCCGCAGCATGCCGGGGCGCAGCGCCGCGAGGACGATCGGCGGCGCCGCGGCCGGGACGTTGTCCAGCTTGAAGCCCTTGACGGCGAAGGTGTCGTACTCCTCCTTCACCTTCTCCCCGGCGAGGGCCTTGCGCAGGAAGCGGAGCGTGTCGCGGACGCGCTTGTACGGCTCGTCGAACGCGATCCCGTTCCAGCGCTGCACGATCGTGTCGGACGAGGTGCCGATGCCGAGCACGAACCGTCCGGGCGCGAGGTCGGCGAGGGTCGCGGCGTGCTGGGCCAGCAGTGCCGGCCCGCGCGTGTAGACCGGGACGATCGCGGGGCCGAGGCGCAGCTCGGGGCCCCACTGGGAGGCGAGCGCCAGCGGGGTGAACGCGTCGGTGCCGTTGGTCTCGGCGGACCAGGCGTCGGTGTAGCCGAGCCCGGACAGCTCGGCGACGAGCTCGCGGTGCTCGGCCAGCGCGAGCCCGGTGAGCGGAATGGTCAGTCCCCAGCGTGACATGCGGACCTCCTAGGCGATCGAGGCGCGGATGGTGGCGCCGCCGTCCACGACGAGGGTCTGCCCGGTCATCCAGGACGAGGCGTCGCCCGCGAGGAACACGGCCGCGTTCGCGATGTCCTCGGGCTCGCCGAGCCGCTTGAGCGGCATGTGCTCGCTGATCTCCGCCTCGTTCGGCTCCCAGAGCGCGCGGGCGAGGTGGGTCTTGACCAGGCCGGGGGCGATGCAGTTCACCCGCACCTTGGGTGCCAGCTCCATCGCGAACTGGCGGCTGAGGTGGATCACGGCGGCCTTGGTGGCGTTGTAGTAGCCGATGCCGTGCTCGGTGATCATGCCGCCGACGGAGGCGATGTTGATGACGGCCCCGCCGCGCTCGGCCAGGCCCGCCCTCAGCGCGAGCTGCGTCCACTGGACGATCGCGAACTGGTTGACCTCGACGGTCTTGGCCGCGGCGGCGGGCTCGATGTCGGCCATCGGGCCGTAGTAGGGGTTCGTCCCGGCGTTGTTGACCAGGATGTCGATGCCGCCGAACTCGGCGGCGGCGGCCTCCACGCAGGCGGCGGCCTCGTCGGCGTGGCCGACGTGCGCCGCCTTGGCGAGCACCTTGGCGCCGGGGCTCGCCGCGCCGATCTCCTTGGCGACCTCGTCGAGGGCCTCCTGCTTGCGGGAGGAGATGACCACGTTGGCGCCCTCGGCCGCGAACGCCGCCGCGATCGCCTTCCCGATGCCCCGGGAAGCCCCGGTGACCAGGGCGGTTCTTCCGTCAAGACCAGTCCGCATCCGCGCGCTCCCTACTGCTGCTCACTGCTGCTCACTAGGACAGAATCCGGCTCGGTTCACTGTAGCGAAGTGACTGACGAGTCAGTTACCTCGCCCCGGCGATTTGCCCCGCCCGGCCCCGGGGTTCATCCCGCTGACCGGACGCGGCATTCTTTCTAACGATTGTTTGATTGGTACTCTCGCCGAGAAGACACGAGGAGGGCCGCGTGACCACGACCAAGGAGCGCCGTCCGGCCGTCGAGGGCTGGTACACCACCGCGGACGGCGACGTCCGCCTGCTCGGTACCCGATGCTCGTCGTGCGGCACGCCGTACTTCCCGCGCAACGAGCTGGCGTGCCGCAACCCCGGCTGCACGGGACCGAAGGACGGCTCGGAGCTGGAGCCGTACGCCCTGTCCGCACGCGGCCGCGTGTGGTCGTACGCCGACGCGCGCTACAAGCCGCCGCCGCCGTACGTCTCCCCCGACCCGTTCGTCCCCTACACGGTCGCCGCCGTCGAGCTGGACGCCGAGCGCATGGTCGTCCTGGGCCAGGTCGTCCCCGGCGTCACCGTGGACGACCTGGAGGTCGGCATGGAGGTCGAGCTGACCGAGGGCACCCTCTACGAGGACGACGAAGCCGAGTACACCGTCTGGATGTGGAGGCCCGTCAAGTGAGTCGCGACATCGCCGTCCTGGGCGCGGGGATGCACCCGTGGGGCAAGTGGGGCCGCAACTTCGTCGAGTACGGGCTCGCGGCGGCGCGGGAGGCGCTCGCCGACGCCGGGCTGTCGTGGACGGACGTCCAGTACGTGTCC
It encodes:
- a CDS encoding GNAT family N-acetyltransferase; this translates as MDEVERRVAGAEEFYAVHEAVPRFQITPGVCPDGLDALLDGRGYRRHSPVSVRGAATARVLGLERTLKIRVDERPTRAWFDTWQAVNGESRAEWEMLARVDLPSVYVSALVGDDTVAVGRAVADGGWAGVFSMATLPEARGKGAARNVLSALAGWADANNADRMYLQVECGNEAAARLYERAGFAEMCVYHYRSAGPR
- a CDS encoding PspC domain-containing protein, whose product is MNGLYRPRNGRMIAGVCAGLARRFGMTPGMVRLLFVLSCLLPGPQFVVYLVLWVMMPNEDRHMAGAR
- a CDS encoding HAD family hydrolase, which gives rise to MFFDIGETLINEGEIYGRWADWLGVPRHTFLTKLGALLATGGSHMDLLEYFRPGFDLAEEERRRAEAGVPNGFGPDDLYPDARACLSGLRDQGLYVGIAGNQPVEAAAHMAEIALDADVVGISDVWGVSKPSPEFFERCAQLADVLPDRVLYVGDRIDNDVRPALEFGMRAAFLRRGPWGHIQEDDAALRDCLFVLDDLAGLPKLVAEYNAP
- a CDS encoding MBL fold metallo-hydrolase, whose product is MQLTKHGHACVQITDGDRTIVIDPGAFSDGAGGALAAADAVLITHEHFDHFDADALRAAMAERPKLEVWTSRVVAENLADLGGRVHQVGHGDAVTVAGFDVHVYGEEHEILHPDVPPIPNVGFLVNGEVFHPGDAFTVPSEPVPTLCLPGNAPWMKVPELFEYARAVRPERAFVIHDGLLNDVGLKVMETAVTNAGKEQDKEFRRLAPGTTVDLATK
- a CDS encoding phosphotransferase family protein: MPVPDQRDPEITRRALGSWLAGHLPGAAIPAVQTPQTSGFSNETLLFEAEWTDGGHTRREPLVARVAPAKYQVFPEPRFAEEYRLMRILDERTAVPVPPIRWYEPSPDVLGAPFFVMGRVDGRVPTDMPPYHMDGWVTEVPQAERAAMWWSTLEILAVLHRLDVQELELGFLDQPQWGKPGLDQRLNYYEHYLHWAYQGPQETALKALEWLKANRPEEPDEPVALWGDARIGNVIFQEGAPAAVLDWETAALGAPEEDLAWFMFLDRHHSEGVGAARLDGFPSYAETVARYEELLGRPMRHLAYYEILSGFKFSVIMARIGQAMIDFGWIDQAADFPYNNNCTQLLARILGGDQ
- a CDS encoding Fe-S cluster assembly protein HesB — encoded protein: MLTLTSGAVQVIRTVTANPELPPETGIRIESGLDGSDALRLSVAPAPEAGDQVVEEEGAKVYLEPTVAEMLDDKTLDAQVDPQGDVAFTIAEGTEGTPT
- a CDS encoding LLM class F420-dependent oxidoreductase gives rise to the protein MSRWGLTIPLTGLALAEHRELVAELSGLGYTDAWSAETNGTDAFTPLALASQWGPELRLGPAIVPVYTRGPALLAQHAATLADLAPGRFVLGIGTSSDTIVQRWNGIAFDEPYKRVRDTLRFLRKALAGEKVKEEYDTFAVKGFKLDNVPAAAPPIVLAALRPGMLRLAAREADGAITNWLAPKDVRTVRGVLGDGPELIARLFVCPTADAAEARAIGRWMIAAYMTVPVYRAFHEWLGRGEALRPMNEAWAAGDRKKALEVIPDEVVDDLIVHGSPEACRARVREYVDSGLTTPVLAVVPGGGLSPVEAVRALAPNAD
- a CDS encoding SDR family oxidoreductase codes for the protein MRTGLDGRTALVTGASRGIGKAIAAAFAAEGANVVISSRKQEALDEVAKEIGAASPGAKVLAKAAHVGHADEAAACVEAAAAEFGGIDILVNNAGTNPYYGPMADIEPAAAAKTVEVNQFAIVQWTQLALRAGLAERGGAVINIASVGGMITEHGIGYYNATKAAVIHLSRQFAMELAPKVRVNCIAPGLVKTHLARALWEPNEAEISEHMPLKRLGEPEDIANAAVFLAGDASSWMTGQTLVVDGGATIRASIA
- a CDS encoding Zn-ribbon domain-containing OB-fold protein; the protein is MTTTKERRPAVEGWYTTADGDVRLLGTRCSSCGTPYFPRNELACRNPGCTGPKDGSELEPYALSARGRVWSYADARYKPPPPYVSPDPFVPYTVAAVELDAERMVVLGQVVPGVTVDDLEVGMEVELTEGTLYEDDEAEYTVWMWRPVK